Part of the Crossiella cryophila genome, GTCGCTCATGGCGTCGCGATCAGCTTGGCAGAGCCGCCGACCGAACGATGTGGGTCAGGAGATCGACTTGATCGACTCGGTGAGCTTGGTGCGGAACTCCGCGGGGACCGGCACGTAACCGATCTTGGGCAGCCGGTCCTGGCCGGTGGTGGAGGCCACGGTCAGGAAGTTCTTCAGCGCCTTGGCGGTGTCCGCGTCGGCGCTCTTGGCGCAGACGATCTCGTAGGTGACCAGCACCAGCGGGTAGGAGCCCGCGGTCTTGTCGGCGTAGAGGGCCTTCAGGTCCAGCACCAGGTCGCCGGGGGTGGTGGCGGTCTGCAGCTTGGCGTTGGCGATGGCCTTGCCCGCGGTGGCGTCGGTCAGCTCGACCGCACCGGCGCCGGAGTCCAGCTTGGCGATGCCCAGCTTGTTGGACTTGGCGAAGGAGACCTCGACGTAGGTGATGCCGCCCTCGGTGGCCTTCACCGCGCTGGCCACGTCGGCCGACTTGGCCTTGCCGTCGCCGATGCCGCCCTTGAACTCCTTGCCGTCACCCTTGGTCCAGGCCTGCGGGGCCGCGGCGGCGAGGTACTTCTGGAAGTTGTCGGTGGTGCCCGACTGACCGGAGCGGAAGACCACGCCGATCGCCTTCTCCGGCAGGTTGGCCGAGGGGTTGGCGGCCTTGATGGCCGGGTCGTTCCAGTTCTTGATGACGCCGCTGAAGACCTTGGCGACCAGGTCGGGGGTCAGGGTCAGCTCGACGCCGGGCAGGTTGTAGGCGATCGCGACCGGGCCGAAGACCAGCGGCAGGTGCAGCGGGGCTGACCCGGCGCAGCGCTCGGTGGCCTTGGTGATCTCGTCGGCCTTCAGCGGCGAGTCGGAGCCGGCGAAGTCGACCTGCTTGGCGAGGAAGTTCTTGATGCCATCGCCGGAGGAGGAGACGTTGTAGGCGACGTTGAAGTCCTTGCACGCCTCGACGTAGGAGGCGGTGAACTCGGTCATGGCGTTGCCCTGGGCGGACGAGCCATCACCGTTGACCGACTTCTTGCCGCCGCAGGCGACCGAACCGGCCGCGGAGCTGGTGGCCCCGCTGGTGTTGTTCCCGGCGTTGTTGTCCGAACCACACGCCGAGAGCAGAAGCGCGCCCGCGGCCACGAATCCGAGCACGGCAGCGTGCTGCTTGATCTTCACCTGAGTCCTCCAGAACGTGGACGGGCGGCGGCACCCGCCCTTCGGAACGGGACGTTAGGGACCGAGGATGGATAGTTGGCCGTCAGAAGATGAACGGAGGGTGAACAAGCCACCTTCAGTGACCATTCACACCCCATTGGTGTGAACCCGTGACCCGGGTGCGACCTGCACGTTTGCACTCCGTGACCCCACCGTCATCTGGCGGAGTGCCGGTCAGCGTGACCGCGCGTACTGCACGTCGCTGTCCCAGTGCGCGAAGCCGAGCTTCTCGTATACCCGGATGGCGGTGGTGTTGTCCGACTCCACGTACAGCATCACCGAGGGCAGACCGCGTTCCCGCAGGTGACGCAGGCCGGCCAGGGTGAGCACCGAACCGAGGCCGCCGCCCTGGGCGTCCGGGTCCACGCCGACCACGTAGACCTCCCCGATCGGTTGGTTTCCGGTGTCCGGGCGCGCCGCGTGCACCTTGGTCCAGTGGAAGCCGACGATCCGGCCGTCCCGGACCGCCAGGAAGAAGCCCGCCGGGTCGAACCAGGACTCGGCCTCGCGCAGCTCGATGTCCGCGGTGGTCCAGCCGCCCTGCTCCGGGTGCCAGGAGAACGCCTTGTTGTTGACCTCGACCACGGCGGCCTCGTCCTGGCCGGGCACGAAGGCGCGCAGGCTCAGGCCGTCCGGCAGCGCGCGCTCGGGCAGCTCGCCGGTGAAGGCCATCCTCATCCGCCACAGGTCACGGGCGCGGGTGAAGCCGAGGCGGGCGCCGATGGCCTGGCCGCCGGGGTGGTCGCCGTGCGCCCAGATCCGCAGGTCGCCCTCGCCCGCGCGCTGGAGCAGCTGGGTGACCAGTTCGGTGCCCAGGCCACGACGGCGGTGCCCGGGGTGCACGGCGAGTTCGGCGACGTAGCGGCCGTCGTTGTCACGGTCCAGGTTGACGTACCCGCCGAGCTGGCCGTCGGCCTGCCTGGCCAGGAGGTGTTCGCCGGAGAGGGTCATCAGCACGTGCTCCCCGACCGGCGCGCGGCCGTCGGCCTCGGCGGCCGCGGCCACCAGGGAGCGGACGGCTGCTGCTTCGTCAGGGGAGAGCTGGCCTGCCCACGTCATCTGCACCACGGCTTCACCGTAGTGCCGGAAACGCGGGCAGGCAGCCGCTGGTGATCAGGAGGACACGTAGTCCGGGGCCAGCTCGTCCTGGCCCAGCTCGACCCGGCCGGCGCCGGCCCGCGGCGGGCGGACGAACTTGTAGCCGACGTTGCGCACGGTGCCGATCAGGGTCTCGTGCTCAAGGCCGAGCTTGGCGCGCAGCCGTCGCACGTGCACGTCCACCGTGCGGGTGCCGCCGAAGAAGTCGTAGCCCCAGACCTCCTGCAGCAGCTGCGCCCTGGTGAAGACCCGGCCCGCGTGCTGGGCCAGGTACTTGAGCAGCTCGAACTCCTTGTAGGTGAGTTCCAGCGGGCGGCCGCGCAGCCGGGCGGTGTAGGTGGTGTCGTCGATGACCAGCTCACCGAGCACCAGCGCGCCGTCGTTGCCGCGGTGCGCGGCGGCGCGGCGGGAGCGGACCAGGCGCAGCCGGGCGTCCACCTCGGCCGGGCCCGCGGTGGGCAGCAGGATCTCGTCGATGCCCCAGTCGGCGCTGACGCCGACCAGGCCGCCCTCGTTGACCACGGCGATCACCGGGACGTCGATGCCGCTGCTGGTCAGCAGGCGACAGAGGCTGCGGGCGCCGACCAGGTCGGTGCGCGCGTCGACCAGCACCGCGTCATGCGGGCCTGCCTCCAGCAGCGCGGAGACATCGGGCACCAGCGGGCGCACCTGGTGCGGGAGCAGCGAGAGGGCCGGGAGCACGGACTCCGGGTCGCGGTCCGTGGTCAGCAGAAGCAGGTCCACGCTGGTCATGGCGCCGCCTCCTTTCCACGCTCACCGGGTCGCCCCGGTCGCGCGAGGTAGTCAGGCTTCGGCGCCATTGCCGCTGGATGAACGGGAGAATACTCGGCATGGCACTCGTGACAACAGGCCACGAAACCGGTGTCACACTTCTGACCTCGGACAAGGTGCGGCTGAACGGGTTACTGCTCGGCCCGAGGACCCCCTCGGCGCACCCGACCGCGGTGGTCGTCGCACACGGTTTCACCAAGCACACCGGCCGCCCCGATGTTCGCCGGTTGTTACGCCGATTGGCCTTGCGGCACACCGTTCTCGGCTTGGACCTGCGTGGCCACGGACGCTCCGGCGGGCGGTCCTCGGTGGGTCTGGACGAGCAGTTCGACGTGGCCGCCGGGGTGGAGTTCCTGCGTGCTCTCGGCCATCCGAGAGTGACCACATTGGGATGTTCCCTCGGCGGGTCGGTGGTGTTGCGGCAGGCGGCGCTGGCCGAGGGCGCGGCCAAACCGGACGCGGTGGTGGCGGTCAGCCCGCCCGCGCGCTGGTGGGTGCGCGAGACGACCAAGATGCGCCGGGTCAACCAGCTGCTGGAGCTGCCGGGCGGGCCGGCGTTCGGGCTGCTGATGCTGGGCGTGCGGCTGGGGCCGCGGTGGACCACGGCACCCGCCTCGCCGATCGAGCTGGCGCCGCGGATCGCGCCGACGCCACTGCTGTTCGTGCACGGCACCGCGGACAACTACTTCCCGGTGGCCGATGTCACCGCCATGCACCGGGCCTGCGGGCCGAGCGCGGAGTTGTGGCTGGAAGAGGGCATGGGGCACGCCGAGTCCTCGTTGACGCCCGGTCTGGTCGATCGGATCCGGGAGTGGCTGGGCGCAACCTCGGGGTCAGTACCCTCGTCTTTGGAGTTAACTACCTCCGACTTTCGGAACGGGTCCGTGTGAAGAAGCTAGCCATCGTCCTGGTCGTGCTCATCGGTCTGCTGGTCGCCGGCGATTTCGGCGCCGCCGCGGCCGCGGAGTACCAGGTCTCCACCCGGTTGCGGGCCCAGCTCAAGCTGGCCGACGACCCGGCGGTGCGGATCAACGGCTTCCCGTTCCTCTACCAGGCACTGGCCGGGGACTACCGCGAGGTCGAGGTCAAGGCCAGCGGGGTGCCAGTGGCCGACCTGCGCAACGTGGAGGTCGAGGCGACCCTGCGGCACGTGCGCGCGCCACTGTCCGAACTGCTCTCCGGCTCGGCGCAGAACGTGACCATCGACGAGGTCACCGGCCGGGTGAAGCTGCTGGCCGCCGAGGTGGGCAAGCTGATCAACGTGGCCGACCTCAAGATCGAGCCTGCCAACCCGGACGAGCTGCTGGAACGCAAGCCCAACGGCGATCCGATCGTGCCGACCGGCAAGCCGCAGGTGGTGGATGAGAAGACCGCGCCGGTGAAGCTGACCGGCAGCACCGACATCGCGGGCACCCGCACCCAGGTGACCGTGGTCGGGGTGCTCTCGCTGGTGGACAACCAGATCGAGGTCAGCCCGAAGCGGCTGCGGGTGAGCAACGAGACCGGCGAGGTGGCGCTGCCGCCGGCGGTGGACCGGCTGATCCGGCGGGCCTTCAGCACCCGGATCGATCCGGGCGGGCTGCCCTTCACCGTGGTGCCCACCGGCGTGCGGGCGGAGAATGGGGCACTGGTCGTCGAGGGCAGCGCGAAGAACGTGCAGCTCGGCGGCGGCGCGGTGCCGAACCGGGGTGGTCAGTGACGCAGGTGTGGGTGGTCCTTGGCGTGCTGGCGCTGACCGGCGCGCTGGGTCTGCTGTACCGCTGGCGGAACGGGAAGGTGCGCGCCGCGGTGCCGATCGAGCAGTTGCCTGAAGAAATCCGGACCGTGTTGGCGGCCGCCCCGGCGATCACGCTGGTGCAGCTGTCCACCACCTTCTGCGCGCCCTGCCGGCACACGAAGGTGCTGCTCGGCGACGTGGTCCGGCAGGAGCCGCGGCTGCACCACGTGGAACTGGACGTCACCGAACGGCCGGAGCTGGCCGAACGCCTCAAGATCATGCGCACGCCCACCACGCTGGTGGTGGATGCCAGGGAGCGGGAGTTGTTCCGCATCTCGGGACTGCCGAAGCGGGACGAGCTGCTCAACGCGCTGCGCCCTTTGCTCGACTAGGGCCTGTCCGCGGGGTCGCGTCTGCGAGAGTCGTGATCGAGGTGGTTCCTGGTGGCGCGGCCGGGCCGCCCTCATACCGGGCGTATTCGGGCGGTCCGGCCGTGCCGCCAGGGGCCGCCTCGGCGCGGCTATCGCGGGCGCGGCCCCGTGGACCGGCCCTTGGTCCCATCCAGTGGACGCCTCTCCCGTAGAGCGGGCTCCGCGAGTAACCTCGCCGACGTGTACGTGCTGCTTACTCAACGTCGCGCGGTGGACAACTGCCGCGTGGACAGCAGCCTGTGTCGGCTCGGCTGACTTCGGCGGCTTGATCTGGCTTGCCCGCTGCGCCTGACGCGCGGATGTGCCGATAACCGCCACTGACGGACCCATTCCGTGTCCCACCGTCAGGAGGTCCCCCATGCCCGGCGATGTTCCCGTAGACCCCCGAGGCCCGCGCTTCACCGCGTGGATGACCAGTCTGGTGCTGGTCATCGTGCTGCTCACCGGGGTCTGGCAGCTGCTTGCCGCACAGACCGTCATCTTCGCGATGTGCGCGTTCATCGGGCTGCGCCTCAACCCCTATGGCCAGCTCTTCCGCACGGCCATCCGGCCGAGGCTCAAGCCGACCAGTGAGCGCGAGGCTCCTGAGCCGCTGCGCTTCGCCCAGGGTGTCGG contains:
- the pstS gene encoding phosphate ABC transporter substrate-binding protein PstS, coding for MKIKQHAAVLGFVAAGALLLSACGSDNNAGNNTSGATSSAAGSVACGGKKSVNGDGSSAQGNAMTEFTASYVEACKDFNVAYNVSSSGDGIKNFLAKQVDFAGSDSPLKADEITKATERCAGSAPLHLPLVFGPVAIAYNLPGVELTLTPDLVAKVFSGVIKNWNDPAIKAANPSANLPEKAIGVVFRSGQSGTTDNFQKYLAAAAPQAWTKGDGKEFKGGIGDGKAKSADVASAVKATEGGITYVEVSFAKSNKLGIAKLDSGAGAVELTDATAGKAIANAKLQTATTPGDLVLDLKALYADKTAGSYPLVLVTYEIVCAKSADADTAKALKNFLTVASTTGQDRLPKIGYVPVPAEFRTKLTESIKSIS
- the mshD gene encoding mycothiol synthase → MVQMTWAGQLSPDEAAAVRSLVAAAAEADGRAPVGEHVLMTLSGEHLLARQADGQLGGYVNLDRDNDGRYVAELAVHPGHRRRGLGTELVTQLLQRAGEGDLRIWAHGDHPGGQAIGARLGFTRARDLWRMRMAFTGELPERALPDGLSLRAFVPGQDEAAVVEVNNKAFSWHPEQGGWTTADIELREAESWFDPAGFFLAVRDGRIVGFHWTKVHAARPDTGNQPIGEVYVVGVDPDAQGGGLGSVLTLAGLRHLRERGLPSVMLYVESDNTTAIRVYEKLGFAHWDSDVQYARSR
- a CDS encoding winged helix-turn-helix transcriptional regulator; protein product: MTSVDLLLLTTDRDPESVLPALSLLPHQVRPLVPDVSALLEAGPHDAVLVDARTDLVGARSLCRLLTSSGIDVPVIAVVNEGGLVGVSADWGIDEILLPTAGPAEVDARLRLVRSRRAAAHRGNDGALVLGELVIDDTTYTARLRGRPLELTYKEFELLKYLAQHAGRVFTRAQLLQEVWGYDFFGGTRTVDVHVRRLRAKLGLEHETLIGTVRNVGYKFVRPPRAGAGRVELGQDELAPDYVSS
- a CDS encoding alpha/beta hydrolase — protein: MALVTTGHETGVTLLTSDKVRLNGLLLGPRTPSAHPTAVVVAHGFTKHTGRPDVRRLLRRLALRHTVLGLDLRGHGRSGGRSSVGLDEQFDVAAGVEFLRALGHPRVTTLGCSLGGSVVLRQAALAEGAAKPDAVVAVSPPARWWVRETTKMRRVNQLLELPGGPAFGLLMLGVRLGPRWTTAPASPIELAPRIAPTPLLFVHGTADNYFPVADVTAMHRACGPSAELWLEEGMGHAESSLTPGLVDRIREWLGATSGSVPSSLELTTSDFRNGSV
- a CDS encoding LmeA family phospholipid-binding protein, whose product is MKKLAIVLVVLIGLLVAGDFGAAAAAEYQVSTRLRAQLKLADDPAVRINGFPFLYQALAGDYREVEVKASGVPVADLRNVEVEATLRHVRAPLSELLSGSAQNVTIDEVTGRVKLLAAEVGKLINVADLKIEPANPDELLERKPNGDPIVPTGKPQVVDEKTAPVKLTGSTDIAGTRTQVTVVGVLSLVDNQIEVSPKRLRVSNETGEVALPPAVDRLIRRAFSTRIDPGGLPFTVVPTGVRAENGALVVEGSAKNVQLGGGAVPNRGGQ
- a CDS encoding thioredoxin family protein, translated to MTQVWVVLGVLALTGALGLLYRWRNGKVRAAVPIEQLPEEIRTVLAAAPAITLVQLSTTFCAPCRHTKVLLGDVVRQEPRLHHVELDVTERPELAERLKIMRTPTTLVVDARERELFRISGLPKRDELLNALRPLLD
- a CDS encoding DUF4395 domain-containing protein, which gives rise to MPGDVPVDPRGPRFTAWMTSLVLVIVLLTGVWQLLAAQTVIFAMCAFIGLRLNPYGQLFRTAIRPRLKPTSEREAPEPLRFAQGVGFVFALVGTIGYASGLTTLGVVATAAALVAALLNAAFGLCLGCEMYLIIRRFAPAKST